In the genome of Pseudomonas sp. LBUM920, one region contains:
- a CDS encoding FecR domain-containing protein, giving the protein MNRLSDLDALDIEASDSIDAQAASWFARNRSDMGRADRRAFAAWQAEPAHARAYAEFEQLWADLAQLQQLNKPVPLPKRKPSAWRPALAAAAALVCAVLATPIGAPRELYHSQVAAHAKGMRTLNLPDGSTLYVNANTRLRVDFSAHQRILHLDKGQLYIEVAADKERPLYVQAGEANVRVVGTGFDVRRSQQQLVVSVAHGQVAFEPDRKSPVSVLGAQQRAIYSYAKGTVQQQTLSAEEVADWRSGHLSFRNRDLASLIDELSLYRPQAPLQVSKSVAQLKVSGNLDVNDPDALLNALPALLPVKTVASADGVVRIEPIK; this is encoded by the coding sequence ATGAACCGCCTGAGCGACCTTGACGCGCTGGACATCGAAGCGAGCGACTCCATCGATGCCCAAGCCGCCAGCTGGTTTGCCCGCAACCGCAGTGACATGGGGCGCGCCGACCGCAGGGCCTTTGCGGCCTGGCAGGCCGAACCCGCCCATGCGCGCGCCTATGCCGAGTTCGAACAACTGTGGGCCGACCTCGCCCAGTTGCAGCAATTGAACAAACCGGTGCCGCTGCCCAAGCGCAAGCCGTCGGCCTGGCGCCCTGCCCTGGCGGCGGCGGCCGCGCTGGTGTGCGCCGTGCTGGCCACACCTATCGGTGCACCGCGCGAGCTTTATCACAGTCAGGTTGCCGCTCATGCCAAAGGCATGCGCACCCTGAACCTGCCCGATGGCAGCACCCTCTACGTGAATGCCAACACACGCCTGCGCGTGGATTTCAGCGCCCACCAACGCATCCTTCACCTGGACAAGGGCCAGCTCTACATCGAAGTCGCCGCCGACAAGGAACGGCCGCTGTACGTGCAAGCCGGCGAGGCGAATGTGCGGGTAGTCGGCACCGGTTTTGATGTGCGCCGCAGCCAGCAGCAGCTGGTGGTGAGCGTCGCCCATGGCCAGGTGGCGTTCGAGCCCGACCGCAAAAGCCCGGTGAGCGTGCTCGGCGCTCAACAACGCGCCATCTACAGTTACGCCAAGGGCACAGTGCAACAACAAACCCTGAGCGCTGAAGAAGTGGCGGACTGGCGCAGCGGGCACCTGTCGTTTCGCAACCGCGACCTGGCCAGCCTGATCGACGAGCTGAGCCTCTATCGGCCGCAGGCACCGCTGCAGGTCAGCAAATCAGTGGCGCAACTGAAGGTCTCGGGCAATCTGGATGTGAATGACCCGGACGCCCTGCTCAACGCACTGCCTGCCCTGCTGCCGGTGAAAACCGTGGCCTCGGCCGATGGTGTGGTGAGAATCGAACCCATCAAGTAA